ATATTGGTATTCTAGCATCTACAACCTCTAATACTATATCTATTAAAGGCATATTTTCTTTTATCATATCCTTAGTCTTTTTCATATGACCTGGATACCAGTTTATTTTTGTCATTGACATAAATGTTTACTCCTCTTCTTCTTCGTCACCTATATCTTTAGCATATTTATTAACTTTTTCTTTTTTCTCTTCTATTTCATTTCCTTTAATTATTACAACAAACTCTCCTTTAAAAGTTTTATTTTCATATTGACTTATAAGTTCTCTTGTTGTACCTCTTATAATTTCTTCATAAATTTTTGTTATTTCTCTTACTAATACTATTTCTCTTTCTCCAATGAACTCTTCTATATCTTTTAAAGTTTTTATAATTCTATGTGGAGATTCAAAAAACATTATAGTTCTTTTTTCATCCTGAAAACTTTTTAATAAAGTTTGTCTACCTTTTTTCTTTGGTAAAAAACCTTCAAATACAAATCTTCTCATAGATACTCCAGCTACTGAAGCAGCAGCTGTCATGGCACTTACTCCTGGAATTGGAACTACTTTTATATCTCTTTTTAAAGCTTCATCTACAACTTCATACCCTGGGTCTGATATACATGGAGTTCCAGCATCAGTTACTAAAGCTATATTCTTTCCCTCTTCTAATAAATTCATAATAGTATCTATTTGATATTGTTTACTATGTTCATCATATCTATAAATTGTTTTTTCTATTTCTAAGTGATTTAAAAGTTTTTTAGTTACTCTAGTATCTTCAGCGAATACATAATCTACTTCTTTTAATATTCTAATAGCTCTCAATGTGATATCTTCTAAATTTCCTATAGGTGTTGCTACTATATAAAGCATATTTTACTCCTCGTTATTTTTTATTTTTTCTCTCTTTAATCATAGAAATAACTGCTGCCTCAGCTGTTTTAAGTTGTTTATCTTCTTTCTTTATAAGTTTTTCTGCTTTCTCTTTTCCAACAACTGATGTTAAAAGTTTTTCTTTACTAGCTTCTTGATCTTTATCATTAACATTAGTTATAAATCCATCATAGAATAAATAATCCTCATCTTCCTCTACAACTATATCTGGTTTTATTCCTTTTCCGTGGATATTTTCTCCTTTTGGAGTATAATACTTAGCAATAGTTAATTTAATTCCATCTTCATCTGGTAAAGGTAAAACTACTTGTACACTACCTTTTCCAAAACTTTTTTCTCCTATTAATAACCCTCTTTTATAATCTCTAATAGCTCCTGATACTATTTCTGAAGCTGAAGCACTACCTTCATTTATCAGAATTACTAATGGAAAATCTCCATAATATTTACCTTCTCTATAAGAGAATATCTCTTTTCCTTTCTTAGGTCTTTCACTTACTATAACTCCCTCTTCTATAAACATTGAAGATATTTTTATAGCTTGTCCTATTATTCCACCAGGATTATTTCTTAAATCTAAAATCAATCCTTCCATTCCTTGTGATAATAATTTTTCTAATTCTCTTTTAACCTCTAAATCTACATCCTCAGCAAATTGGGTAAGTTTTATATAACCTACATTTCCATCTAACATTTTACTTCTAACATTTTCTAATTTTATATCTGCTCTTGTTAAAGTTATCTCTCTTTCTTTTTTATCAGCTTCTCTGTAAAGTTTTAATTTTACTTTTGTTCCTGATTTTCCTTTTAATAATCTAGAAGCTTCTTCTAATTCTATATCATAAGTTGATTTGTCCTCTATATATAATATCTTATCATTTGGTCTTATTCCTGCATTAAAAGCTGGACTCCCCTCTATTAATAATTCTACTGTTACAGGCTCATTAGCTCCCTTTCTAATTATCATCCCTACACCAGAGTATTCACCTTTCATTTTTCCTTCTAAATCTTCCATTCCTTTTTTAGAAAAATAATTAGAATGAGGATCTTCTAAACTGTCTATCATTCCTTTTAATGCTCCTTGCATTAGAATTGTTTTATCTATTTTTTTATCCCCAACAAAATTTTCTTGGATAATATCCATTACATCAGATATTTCTTTTAATTGTTTTATATTATTCATAAAACCAATTTTCTCTTCATTGGCTAAAATATTTGTTGAAATAGAAGTTATACTAAGTATTATAAGTAATTTTTTTAGTTTATTTTTTAACATTTATTC
This DNA window, taken from Fusobacterium perfoetens ATCC 29250, encodes the following:
- the rsmI gene encoding 16S rRNA (cytidine(1402)-2'-O)-methyltransferase; translation: MLYIVATPIGNLEDITLRAIRILKEVDYVFAEDTRVTKKLLNHLEIEKTIYRYDEHSKQYQIDTIMNLLEEGKNIALVTDAGTPCISDPGYEVVDEALKRDIKVVPIPGVSAMTAAASVAGVSMRRFVFEGFLPKKKGRQTLLKSFQDEKRTIMFFESPHRIIKTLKDIEEFIGEREIVLVREITKIYEEIIRGTTRELISQYENKTFKGEFVVIIKGNEIEEKKEKVNKYAKDIGDEEEEE
- a CDS encoding S41 family peptidase, whose protein sequence is MLKNKLKKLLIILSITSISTNILANEEKIGFMNNIKQLKEISDVMDIIQENFVGDKKIDKTILMQGALKGMIDSLEDPHSNYFSKKGMEDLEGKMKGEYSGVGMIIRKGANEPVTVELLIEGSPAFNAGIRPNDKILYIEDKSTYDIELEEASRLLKGKSGTKVKLKLYREADKKEREITLTRADIKLENVRSKMLDGNVGYIKLTQFAEDVDLEVKRELEKLLSQGMEGLILDLRNNPGGIIGQAIKISSMFIEEGVIVSERPKKGKEIFSYREGKYYGDFPLVILINEGSASASEIVSGAIRDYKRGLLIGEKSFGKGSVQVVLPLPDEDGIKLTIAKYYTPKGENIHGKGIKPDIVVEEDEDYLFYDGFITNVNDKDQEASKEKLLTSVVGKEKAEKLIKKEDKQLKTAEAAVISMIKERKNKK